In Astatotilapia calliptera chromosome 16, fAstCal1.2, whole genome shotgun sequence, one genomic interval encodes:
- the LOC113008268 gene encoding putative methyltransferase DDB_G0268948, whose protein sequence is MAYRLFEGKDHASIYQKYRFTPPAGLKDIIIQYLDKKKGQPHELAVDLGCGTGQNSRLLAPHFKEVVGLDISECQVEEARAVPGHPNITYRKGTAEELPFSDGSVDLLTAASAAHWFDQSRFLAEAARVLKPRGCMALLGFSDYNTKPTYQNCGDRLKNIYEEVKQALQPYMSNPVAVADGKLDPLYSAIPFPDKERIDCFQAKSLISVRHLVGFMQSWSMFQAYALKDPKGAEELLSNTERRFLQEMGVTSPDTEVELELDYYCILACKPH, encoded by the exons ATGGCATACCGGCTCTTTGAAGGGAAGGATCATGCTTCCATCTACCAAAAGTATCGCTTTACACCTCCAGCAGGGCTCAAGGATATTATTATTCAGTACTTAGATAAAAAG AAGGGACAGCCACATGAGCTGGCGGTGGATCTGGGATGTGGAACGGGACAGAATTCACGTCTACTGGCACCGCACTTCAAGGAAGTAGTGGGTCTTGACATCAGTGAGTGTCAAGTGGAAGAGGCTAGAGCTGTGCCAGGGCACCCCAACATCACGTACAG AAAGGGGACAGCAGAGGAGCTTCCATTTTCAGATGGATCTGTAGACCTGCTGACGGCAGCTTCAGCAGCGCACTGGTTTGATCAGTCGAGGTTTCTGGCAGAGGCAGCTCGGGTCTTGAAACCCAGAGGCTGCATGGCTCTGCTGGGCTTCAGCGATTATAACACCAAACCCACCTACCAGAACTGTGGAGACAGGCTCAAAAACATCTATGAAGAG GTGAAGCAGGCGCTGCAGCCGTACATGAGCAACCCAGTAGCTGTAGCTGACGGTAAGCTGGACCCGCTGTACTCTGCCATCCCCTTTCCAGATAAAGAGag GATTGATTGTTTTCAAGCAAAGTCCTTGATCTCAGTGAGGCATCTGGTGGGTTTCATGCAAAGCTGGTCCATGTTCCAAGCCTACGCTTTGAAAGACCCCAAAGGTGCTGAAGAGCTGCTGTCCAACACTGAGAGGag GTTCCTTCAAGAGATGGGAGTCACGTCTCCTGACACTGAAGTGGAGCTTGAACTGGATTATTACTGCATCCTGGCCTGCAAACCACATTAA
- the LOC113008267 gene encoding putative methyltransferase DDB_G0268948, whose protein sequence is MAYRLFEGKQHASSYWRYRISPSGHLFQHVLDFLEKHKGRPFELAVDVGCGSGQGTLLLARHFASVVGTDVSPAQLEVALQHAKEPNITYKQCGAEELPLADSSVDLVTAMSAFHWFDRPRFLEEVHRVLKPHGCLALLNYTIDMELSYADCCSHSLNQVCKEFYAALQPYHSPHLGVSSINLYREALETIPYPHKEWQECLWDRKTMPLSSYMGLVESFSSYQALLRDDPQEASRLSQDICQRLMSVMKVTSAETEVVVAVKYFYLLACKPQEA, encoded by the exons ATGGCCTACCGCCTGTTTGAAGGTAAGCAGCATGCTTCTTCCTACTGGAGGTACAGGATCTCTCCATCAGGTCATCTATTTCAACACGTGCTCGACTTCCTGgaaaaacat AAAGGTCGGCCCTTTGAGCTGGCAGTTGACGTGGGCTGCGGCTCAGGACAGGGCACTCTGCTGCTGGCCAGACACTTTGCCTCTGTGGTGGGCACTGACGTGAGTCCCGCCCAGCTGGAAGTGGCTTTGCAGCACGCCAAAGAGCCGAACATCACGTACAA ACAGTGTGGTGCCGAGGAGCTGCCACTCGCTGACAGCTCAGTGGACCTGGTGACGGCCATGTCTGCCTTCCACTGGTTTGACAGGCCACGCTTTCTCGAAGAGGTCCACAGGGTCCTGAAGCCCCACGGCTGCTTAGCCTTGCTCAACTACACCATTGACATGGAGCTCAGCTACGCCGACTGCTGCTCACACTCACTAAATCAAGTCTGCAAAGAG TTTTATGCAGCGTTGCAGCCGTACCACAGCCCCCACCTTGGAGTGAGCTCTATTAACTTGTACCGGGAGGCCTTAGAAACTATTCCCTACCCTCACAAGGAATG GCAGGAGTGTTTGTGGGACAGAAAGACCATGCCTCTGTCCAGCTACATGGGGCTGGTGGAGTCTTTCTCCAGCTATCAGGCTCTGCTGAGAGACGACCCGCAGGAGGCCTCCAGACTCTCCCAGGACATCTGTCAGAG GCTGATGTCTGTAATGAAGGTGACCTCTGCAGAGACAGAGGTGGTGGTGGCTGTCAAGTATTTCTACCTTTTGGCCTGCAAACCACAGGAAGCCTGA